A DNA window from Oceanispirochaeta sp. M1 contains the following coding sequences:
- the secG gene encoding preprotein translocase subunit SecG yields MGIIGTLLIILFVIVSALLILMVLLQDDQGEGLGGLFGGSSGSPFGGATNNGLVRLTSILGTIFMVSSLLVAVVVKSPNSSDVIGEARKANVENSTGDWWEADVQEGSEGNALVIPEN; encoded by the coding sequence ATGGGTATAATTGGAACTTTATTGATCATCCTCTTTGTTATTGTCAGCGCTCTGCTGATTCTGATGGTTCTTCTTCAAGACGATCAGGGCGAAGGTCTGGGCGGTCTTTTCGGTGGCTCCAGCGGTTCACCTTTTGGCGGCGCTACCAACAATGGTCTTGTTAGATTGACATCCATATTGGGTACCATCTTTATGGTCAGCTCACTGCTTGTCGCAGTTGTAGTCAAGTCACCTAACAGCAGCGACGTAATCGGTGAAGCCAGAAAGGCCAATGTTGAAAACAGCACAGGCGACTGGTGGGAAGCTGATGTACAGGAAGGAAGCGAAGGCAACGCC